In Arthrobacter sp. CDRTa11, one DNA window encodes the following:
- a CDS encoding glucarate dehydratase family protein, whose protein sequence is MKTSTILPAAATATATATATDLKITEITITPIAFSDPPLLNAVGVHEPLVHRVVIEVRTGNGLLGLGECAGGQSRLDNLAVGANAIKGLSVFDTSLMEQLINEALDPALSSFERAAVFSAFEVAALDIQGHATGRSVSELLGGTVRDEVPFSAYLFYKWAEHPELDGRPAISDEWGEAMDPEGIVRQARRMIAEYGFKSIKLKGGVFPPAQEIEAIRALRGAFPDLPLRLDPNTAWTVETSKWVASQTEGLLEYLEDPTPGLEGMGQVAASAAMPLATNMCVVSFDHIKRSVELDSVQVILGDHHYWGGLRHTRELGTICQTFGLGLSMHSNSHLGISLAAMVHVAAATPSLTYACDTHYPWNGHNDVIKPGVLRFVDGSVRVPAGPGLGVELDRERLAELHLQYLEAKMTARDDTGYMQRFVPEYTADLPRW, encoded by the coding sequence ATGAAAACCAGCACCATCCTTCCGGCCGCCGCCACAGCCACGGCCACAGCCACAGCCACCGACCTGAAAATCACCGAAATCACCATCACGCCCATTGCCTTCTCCGACCCGCCGCTGCTGAACGCCGTCGGAGTCCACGAACCTCTGGTGCACCGGGTGGTGATTGAAGTCCGGACCGGAAACGGACTGCTGGGCCTGGGCGAATGCGCCGGTGGCCAGAGCCGGCTGGACAACCTGGCAGTGGGCGCCAACGCCATCAAGGGCCTCAGCGTTTTTGACACCTCCCTGATGGAACAGCTCATCAATGAGGCGCTGGACCCTGCGCTCTCCTCCTTTGAACGGGCGGCCGTGTTCTCAGCCTTCGAAGTGGCGGCGCTGGACATTCAGGGCCATGCCACAGGCCGGAGCGTCAGTGAACTGCTGGGTGGCACCGTCCGGGACGAGGTTCCGTTCAGCGCGTACCTGTTCTACAAGTGGGCGGAACACCCGGAACTGGATGGCAGGCCGGCCATTAGCGATGAGTGGGGCGAGGCCATGGACCCGGAAGGCATCGTGCGCCAGGCCCGCAGGATGATTGCCGAGTACGGGTTCAAGTCCATCAAACTCAAAGGCGGTGTCTTCCCTCCTGCGCAGGAGATCGAGGCCATCCGGGCGCTGCGCGGGGCGTTCCCTGACCTGCCGCTTCGGCTGGATCCCAACACAGCCTGGACAGTCGAAACGTCCAAGTGGGTGGCCAGCCAGACCGAGGGCCTGCTCGAATATTTGGAAGACCCCACCCCTGGCCTCGAGGGCATGGGGCAGGTGGCCGCGTCGGCTGCGATGCCGCTTGCCACCAACATGTGCGTGGTGTCCTTTGACCACATCAAACGCAGCGTCGAACTGGACTCAGTGCAGGTGATCCTGGGCGACCACCACTACTGGGGCGGCCTGAGGCACACCCGGGAGCTGGGCACCATCTGCCAGACATTCGGCCTAGGATTGTCCATGCACTCCAACTCCCACCTCGGCATCAGCCTGGCCGCCATGGTCCACGTTGCCGCGGCCACTCCGTCGCTGACGTACGCGTGTGACACCCACTATCCCTGGAACGGCCATAACGACGTCATCAAGCCCGGCGTCCTGCGGTTTGTTGACGGCAGCGTCAGAGTGCCGGCCGGGCCGGGGCTGGGTGTGGAACTTGACCGGGAGAGATTAGCGGAACTGCACCTGCAGTACCTGGAGGCGAAGATGACCGCGAGGGATGACACCGGCTACATGCAGCGATTCGTTCCGGAGTACACCGCGGACCTCCCCCGCTGGTGA
- a CDS encoding carbohydrate ABC transporter permease: protein MTSQTSTPTAVRKSRPSASARFDSALGWSPRFGTNMALRMMLCVLVFCIFALPFLAIISGAFDRNSSPTEISLLPKTFTLANFEAAQQQGLWRYLLNSLVVAGGGLLLQMTVSVFAAYSLSRRKFRGQALVMLLVLMTMMLPEEVIGIPLSLVLGDLPLLGISLRGTVLAVILPVGIWGFSIFIMSEFMKEIPAEIEEAARLDGVGEFRMLFTIILPLCKPALGVIGIFGFMMVWDQYLLPLIAANDPSDYTLTVALSVLRNDTTVGPGVLLAGAVMAMIPSLLVYLFLQRSMIRGITSGATKG from the coding sequence ATGACGAGCCAAACCAGCACCCCCACCGCCGTGCGGAAATCCAGACCCTCAGCGTCTGCCAGGTTCGACTCGGCGCTGGGCTGGTCCCCCCGGTTCGGCACCAACATGGCCCTGCGAATGATGTTGTGCGTCCTGGTGTTCTGCATCTTTGCACTGCCATTCCTGGCGATTATCTCCGGAGCCTTTGACCGGAACTCCAGTCCCACGGAAATCTCGCTGCTGCCCAAGACCTTCACCCTGGCGAACTTCGAAGCCGCACAACAGCAGGGCCTCTGGCGCTATCTGCTGAACTCGCTGGTGGTTGCCGGCGGCGGACTCCTGCTGCAGATGACCGTTTCGGTGTTCGCGGCGTACAGCCTCAGCCGCAGGAAGTTCAGGGGACAGGCCCTGGTGATGCTGCTGGTCCTGATGACCATGATGCTCCCCGAGGAAGTCATCGGCATCCCGTTGTCGCTGGTGCTGGGTGACTTGCCGCTCCTGGGCATCAGCCTCCGGGGAACGGTCCTTGCCGTCATCCTTCCCGTTGGCATCTGGGGCTTTTCCATCTTCATCATGAGCGAATTCATGAAGGAGATCCCCGCAGAAATCGAGGAAGCGGCGCGGCTGGACGGCGTGGGCGAGTTCCGCATGCTGTTCACCATCATCCTTCCGCTCTGCAAGCCTGCCCTCGGTGTGATCGGCATCTTCGGCTTCATGATGGTGTGGGACCAGTACCTCCTGCCCCTCATCGCAGCGAATGACCCCAGCGACTACACACTGACCGTGGCGCTCTCCGTGCTCCGCAACGACACCACGGTGGGACCGGGCGTGCTGCTGGCCGGCGCCGTTATGGCCATGATCCCCAGCCTCCTGGTGTACCTCTTCCTGCAGCGCTCCATGATCCGCGGCATCACCTCCGGCGCCACCAAAGGCTAG
- a CDS encoding carbohydrate ABC transporter permease, with translation MTVTPTKPAETLNPAAGGKQAPSGRKRGNGKQLLAIWLFLVPAAVLGMYFKFIPMVEGIRLSLFKVQPFLGDVFVGFDNYVSVLTDARFMDALGHTVVLGLTQTLGALVVGFVLALLLEGQARSLWVLRTAIFLPVVTALAVVGEIWRILYFPTPDGPLNSILSSVGLGPLQFLNGTDTALWSIAVVGIWSGAPYNMVIILAGLTGVDRSLYESAGVDGATVWQRLRYITLPALRPSIVIVLTLAAIRSLRSFTEVYVLTGGGPAGSTEVWMTRMYSLGFQRNDIGVASAAAVLLLLVTLLLTVGTQLLARRKAQR, from the coding sequence ATGACCGTCACGCCAACCAAACCAGCGGAAACGCTGAATCCAGCCGCAGGGGGAAAACAGGCTCCCAGCGGCAGGAAGCGCGGCAACGGGAAGCAGCTGCTGGCCATATGGCTGTTCCTGGTGCCGGCGGCCGTGCTGGGCATGTACTTCAAATTCATCCCCATGGTCGAGGGGATCCGGCTGAGCCTCTTCAAGGTACAGCCGTTTCTCGGCGACGTTTTCGTCGGCTTCGACAACTACGTCAGCGTTCTCACCGACGCCCGCTTTATGGATGCCCTGGGCCACACCGTGGTTTTGGGCCTTACCCAAACGCTGGGTGCCCTGGTGGTGGGATTCGTCCTGGCCCTCTTGCTGGAGGGCCAGGCAAGGTCCCTGTGGGTCCTGCGGACCGCCATTTTCCTGCCCGTCGTCACGGCCCTGGCAGTGGTGGGCGAAATCTGGCGCATCCTCTATTTCCCCACCCCGGATGGCCCCCTGAACAGTATCTTGAGCTCGGTGGGGCTGGGTCCGCTGCAGTTCCTGAACGGGACGGACACAGCTCTCTGGTCCATCGCCGTCGTGGGCATCTGGAGCGGCGCACCGTACAACATGGTGATCATCCTCGCCGGCCTGACAGGTGTGGACAGGTCCCTGTACGAATCGGCAGGGGTTGACGGTGCCACCGTTTGGCAGCGGCTCCGGTACATCACTCTTCCGGCGTTGCGGCCCTCGATCGTGATCGTGCTGACCCTGGCTGCCATCCGCAGCCTGCGAAGTTTCACCGAAGTGTATGTACTCACCGGAGGCGGCCCCGCCGGATCCACCGAAGTGTGGATGACGCGCATGTACTCTCTCGGTTTCCAGCGCAATGACATTGGTGTGGCTTCGGCCGCAGCGGTCCTCCTGCTACTGGTCACGTTGCTGCTGACAGTTGGCACCCAGCTCCTGGCCCGAAGGAAGGCACAACGATGA
- a CDS encoding ABC transporter substrate-binding protein → MDSKTMSRSRAAVALTIASAAVLTGCGAGSSAPAATDDGQPIEVWARAGTDAATTYAALFKDFTAKTGVQVNFQGVPDLDQQLQTRAASKKLPDIVINDSAALGNYTAQGYLQKLDKSTVEGNDKIAGSLWDEAKGLDGATYGVPFSRQTMVTMIRKDWREKLGLPVPKTQEDLEKLATAFATQDPDGNGQADTYGMTVPGSTERGYLGWWASSYIWQDGGAYLKDDGDGKYAASASTAEVQKGVTWIKQQFCTPGNTQPGALTAATSVASPFFQTGKTGIILTGPYNFASFDTALGKDAYEVIEAPKGSVDNTVLAEGENIYVTASNGKPEQTKKVINYLVSSDGQKAGMTAGKQPIVRVPVNADVDAATVYNDPRWSVVQDALKDSSKAFPSAINFVPIKQAAAEALNKIVSDCGADNVGSGLKDLDTAINDELTSQNAKS, encoded by the coding sequence GTGGATTCCAAGACGATGTCCCGCTCCCGGGCTGCGGTAGCACTGACCATTGCATCTGCCGCTGTCCTGACGGGATGCGGAGCCGGCTCCTCGGCACCTGCTGCGACTGATGACGGGCAGCCTATTGAGGTCTGGGCCCGGGCCGGTACCGATGCCGCCACCACCTACGCCGCGCTGTTCAAGGACTTCACGGCGAAGACCGGCGTCCAGGTCAACTTCCAGGGTGTCCCGGACCTGGACCAGCAGCTGCAAACCCGCGCCGCTTCCAAGAAGCTGCCGGACATCGTGATCAACGATTCGGCAGCACTGGGCAACTACACCGCGCAGGGGTACCTGCAGAAGCTGGACAAATCCACCGTCGAGGGCAACGACAAGATCGCCGGCTCCCTGTGGGACGAGGCCAAGGGCCTGGACGGGGCCACCTATGGCGTTCCGTTCTCACGGCAGACCATGGTCACCATGATCCGCAAGGACTGGCGCGAAAAGCTGGGCCTGCCGGTTCCCAAGACCCAGGAAGACCTGGAAAAACTGGCCACCGCCTTCGCTACCCAGGATCCCGACGGCAACGGGCAGGCTGATACGTACGGCATGACAGTTCCCGGCTCCACGGAACGCGGCTACCTGGGATGGTGGGCATCCTCCTACATCTGGCAGGACGGCGGCGCCTACCTAAAGGACGATGGTGACGGAAAGTACGCAGCCTCCGCTTCCACTGCAGAGGTGCAGAAGGGCGTCACCTGGATCAAGCAGCAGTTCTGCACCCCCGGGAACACCCAGCCGGGTGCACTCACCGCCGCCACCAGCGTCGCCTCACCGTTCTTCCAGACGGGCAAAACCGGAATCATCCTTACGGGTCCGTACAACTTTGCCTCCTTTGACACCGCGCTGGGCAAGGACGCCTACGAGGTCATCGAGGCTCCCAAGGGCTCCGTAGACAACACCGTGCTGGCTGAAGGCGAGAACATCTACGTCACCGCCAGCAACGGCAAGCCGGAGCAGACCAAGAAGGTCATCAACTACCTGGTCTCTTCCGACGGCCAGAAGGCAGGCATGACGGCCGGCAAGCAGCCCATCGTCCGGGTCCCCGTAAATGCCGACGTCGACGCCGCCACCGTCTACAACGATCCCCGCTGGAGCGTGGTCCAGGATGCCCTGAAGGACTCCTCCAAGGCGTTTCCCTCGGCCATCAACTTCGTGCCGATCAAGCAGGCCGCCGCCGAGGCGCTGAACAAGATCGTGTCCGACTGCGGGGCCGACAACGTCGGCTCAGGGCTGAAGGATCTTGACACCGCCATCAACGACGAGCTGACGAGCCAGAACGCCAAGTCATGA
- a CDS encoding NAD-dependent epimerase/dehydratase family protein, translating into MSAALNPQTIALTGGAGMMATLLRPYLADAGHTVRLLDLAAAPDPRPSETVHIGSVADHGFMVDALRGATAVVHLGGLHREKAWEELVATNITGTQVTLEAARINGVGRVLLASSTHAVGYHPVEAGGSATAPAPRPDTYYGVSKAAMEALGSLYADRFGMKVVSARIGTGGKQPGNTRTLSSWLSPADSYRLVEATLNDLGAPGHHVLWAVSANSRGWADLSAGRRIGFDPQDNAEDFAAGIEAQGASGESWNGLLGGFWASSGHQLGVDNYPHLAAK; encoded by the coding sequence TTGTCTGCAGCACTAAACCCCCAGACCATTGCCCTCACAGGCGGGGCCGGCATGATGGCAACGCTGCTGCGGCCATACCTGGCCGATGCGGGGCATACCGTCAGGCTGCTTGATCTTGCCGCGGCCCCGGACCCCCGGCCCAGCGAAACCGTCCATATTGGCTCCGTGGCGGACCACGGCTTTATGGTTGACGCTCTCAGAGGAGCCACCGCCGTCGTCCACCTGGGCGGGCTTCACCGCGAGAAGGCCTGGGAGGAACTGGTGGCAACCAACATCACCGGCACCCAGGTGACACTGGAAGCGGCGCGCATCAACGGCGTCGGCCGCGTCCTTTTGGCCAGTTCCACTCATGCCGTTGGCTATCACCCCGTGGAAGCCGGCGGCTCGGCCACTGCCCCGGCTCCACGGCCGGACACCTACTACGGGGTCAGTAAGGCTGCGATGGAAGCCCTCGGCAGCCTGTACGCAGACAGGTTCGGGATGAAAGTCGTCAGCGCCAGGATCGGAACCGGCGGCAAGCAGCCCGGCAACACCCGCACGTTGTCGTCCTGGCTTTCCCCGGCCGATTCCTACCGGCTGGTGGAAGCAACACTGAATGACCTGGGCGCCCCGGGGCACCACGTGCTGTGGGCAGTCTCGGCAAATTCCCGGGGCTGGGCGGATCTGTCGGCCGGCCGTCGGATTGGATTTGATCCCCAGGACAACGCTGAAGACTTCGCTGCCGGCATTGAGGCCCAAGGCGCAAGCGGCGAAAGCTGGAACGGCCTTCTAGGCGGGTTCTGGGCGAGCAGCGGACATCAACTCGGCGTGGACAACTACCCGCATCTGGCCGCGAAGTGA
- a CDS encoding IclR family transcriptional regulator yields the protein MTPLEEHPGDAAGAAGDVKLVKSAERTIAILELLAAAPQPLTTAEIFKQTGYPRSSLHWLLLTLLELNWIEQTPEGAYRIGTHALLCGTAYLDRDPVMEHVSGVLEKVRNATSFTTHYARLDRSDVIYLATRQAVDRRRLSSRVGRKLPAQVTALGKAILSEYTDEEVRQRIGDGPYQQLTPNTVPDFEALQAEMAEFRKTGHALEREQNTVGLCCVSVVVPYRIPGTDAISCSIPTELATDDVLRDTVATLESAAAELARTLRVAGIR from the coding sequence ATGACACCGCTTGAGGAGCATCCCGGCGACGCTGCCGGGGCAGCTGGCGATGTAAAGCTCGTTAAATCCGCTGAACGCACCATCGCTATTCTTGAACTGTTGGCAGCCGCCCCGCAGCCGCTGACCACGGCAGAAATTTTCAAGCAGACCGGGTATCCGCGCTCCAGCCTGCACTGGCTCCTGCTGACCCTCCTTGAGCTGAACTGGATTGAACAGACTCCGGAAGGCGCCTACCGGATAGGTACCCACGCGCTGTTGTGCGGCACCGCGTACCTGGACCGTGATCCTGTGATGGAACACGTCTCCGGCGTCTTGGAAAAGGTCAGGAACGCCACGAGTTTCACTACCCATTACGCCCGCCTGGACCGCTCCGATGTCATCTATCTGGCCACGCGGCAGGCCGTGGACCGCCGCCGCCTTTCGTCCCGGGTGGGCCGCAAGCTGCCGGCCCAGGTGACGGCACTCGGCAAAGCCATCCTGTCCGAATACACCGACGAGGAAGTCCGTCAACGGATCGGTGACGGTCCCTATCAACAGCTCACGCCCAACACGGTGCCGGACTTCGAAGCTTTGCAGGCTGAAATGGCGGAATTCCGCAAGACCGGCCACGCCCTGGAGAGAGAGCAGAACACTGTCGGACTGTGCTGCGTCAGCGTGGTGGTGCCCTACCGGATCCCCGGCACGGACGCCATCAGCTGCTCCATTCCCACCGAACTCGCTACAGACGACGTCCTGCGCGATACCGTCGCCACCCTGGAATCAGCCGCCGCCGAACTCGCCAGGACCTTGCGGGTAGCCGGGATCCGCTAG
- a CDS encoding response regulator, translating to MNPITVLLVDDHLVVRSGLKALLGTQPDLVVVAEASSGEEALELVEQHSPAVVVMDLAMGPGMDGIGAIRQLRQRNSRQAILVFTTYDSDADIVRAVDAGAMGYLLKDATPDEIFAALRGAVQGKSVMSPPVASRLFQQLRNPDEVLTPREAELLSLLTEGLSNRELGQRLFISEATVKTHLAHIYAKLGVETRAAAIATAIRREGMR from the coding sequence ATGAACCCCATCACAGTCCTCCTGGTGGACGACCATCTGGTGGTCCGGAGCGGCCTCAAGGCGTTGCTGGGTACCCAGCCTGACCTTGTTGTGGTGGCCGAGGCCAGCTCTGGCGAGGAGGCCCTGGAACTGGTGGAACAGCACTCCCCTGCCGTGGTGGTGATGGATCTGGCCATGGGTCCGGGGATGGACGGGATCGGGGCCATCAGGCAGCTGCGGCAGCGCAACAGCCGGCAAGCCATTCTGGTTTTCACCACCTATGATTCGGACGCGGATATTGTCCGGGCGGTGGACGCCGGCGCCATGGGCTACCTCCTCAAAGACGCCACCCCGGATGAAATTTTCGCTGCCCTCCGCGGCGCCGTCCAGGGGAAGAGTGTGATGAGTCCGCCCGTGGCTTCGCGGCTCTTCCAGCAGCTGCGCAATCCCGATGAGGTCCTGACGCCCCGGGAGGCGGAGCTGCTGAGCCTTCTGACGGAGGGGCTCAGCAACCGGGAGCTGGGCCAGCGGCTGTTCATCTCCGAGGCCACCGTCAAAACCCATCTGGCGCACATCTATGCCAAGCTCGGCGTGGAGACCCGCGCGGCGGCCATCGCAACGGCCATCCGCCGGGAGGGTATGCGCTAG
- a CDS encoding sensor histidine kinase, whose amino-acid sequence MPSPATSPEAPSTGAALSAGSDAPPGRLGRIDTAVHLGFAVLLVASAVRYAMRHSLQDNLLVLGLAGAVCAVYAVIAVLARQRRPWAVWMLVLMAIWAVLVIAAPSFAWCSFAIFFLCRTAFTGAVGYAAAGGTAAATAVGLFRLSDGTDLAMLLGPLAVGVMLTLIYDRIEHDAEQQRRLHAEVSQVQGELAASERRAGTIAERERVSREIHDTVTQGLASSLLLLEAADRSWPGQESRRDVTQATELLRRNLSETRSLVHELASPGLDDSPLAEALHQAASRYVPDVRLLVTGEPGNVTAEVRHTLLRVVQSAAANIQQHANATTATVTLGFLPGSVTLDIYDDGTGFDPAAAAPPSDAGGYGLRAMRQRVEQLGGVFSVESSPGEETIVAAQVPARLRAEQAAQADREEP is encoded by the coding sequence ATGCCCTCCCCAGCCACTTCCCCCGAAGCACCGTCCACGGGCGCCGCCCTGTCCGCCGGATCTGATGCGCCCCCCGGCCGGCTGGGCAGGATCGACACCGCCGTGCACCTGGGCTTCGCCGTCCTGCTCGTCGCATCAGCAGTCCGTTATGCCATGAGGCACAGCCTGCAGGACAACCTCCTGGTCCTGGGACTGGCGGGAGCTGTGTGCGCTGTTTACGCCGTGATAGCCGTGCTGGCCCGGCAGAGACGGCCCTGGGCAGTCTGGATGCTGGTGCTTATGGCCATCTGGGCCGTCCTGGTGATTGCGGCGCCCAGCTTTGCCTGGTGTTCCTTCGCCATCTTCTTCCTGTGCCGGACCGCCTTCACGGGCGCTGTGGGCTACGCTGCGGCAGGCGGGACGGCGGCTGCCACCGCCGTCGGGCTGTTCCGGCTGAGCGACGGCACCGACCTCGCGATGCTGCTGGGCCCGCTTGCCGTCGGTGTGATGCTGACGCTGATCTATGACCGGATCGAGCACGACGCCGAGCAGCAGCGCCGCCTTCACGCCGAGGTCTCACAGGTACAGGGTGAGCTGGCAGCCAGCGAGCGCCGGGCCGGAACCATCGCCGAACGTGAGCGCGTATCACGCGAGATCCACGACACCGTGACGCAGGGCCTGGCCAGCAGCCTCCTGCTCCTGGAAGCCGCGGACCGTTCGTGGCCCGGCCAGGAGTCACGCCGGGATGTCACCCAAGCCACTGAACTGCTGCGAAGGAACCTCTCCGAGACCCGCAGCCTGGTTCACGAGCTCGCTTCCCCGGGACTGGACGATTCGCCGCTGGCCGAGGCACTGCACCAGGCCGCCTCCCGGTACGTTCCGGACGTTCGGCTCCTGGTTACCGGCGAACCCGGGAACGTCACCGCGGAGGTCCGGCACACGCTGTTGCGGGTGGTCCAGAGCGCGGCCGCGAACATCCAGCAGCATGCGAACGCCACTACCGCAACGGTGACGCTGGGCTTCCTTCCCGGATCGGTCACCCTGGACATTTACGACGACGGAACGGGCTTTGACCCTGCGGCGGCAGCACCGCCGTCGGACGCCGGAGGCTACGGGCTGCGGGCGATGCGCCAGCGGGTGGAGCAGCTGGGCGGCGTATTCTCGGTGGAAAGCTCGCCCGGCGAAGAAACGATTGTGGCCGCCCAGGTGCCGGCCCGCCTGCGGGCGGAGCAGGCAGCGCAGGCAGATAGGGAGGAGCCATGA
- a CDS encoding GlcG/HbpS family heme-binding protein — translation MKKSNKIAAAAAAGALLLTGGLTAAANAGPGQAAAPAAAQAAVPAVDVPQAPETVVAQQRITVGASSDAVRAALAKCQADKLPFVTVALVDRFGTVQALLRGDNAAEHTIEAAKQKAYTAAAFGAPTSELAKRINGTGPSIADLPGTLFLAGGVPLKVNGVSVAGIGVGGAPDGNLDEACATAGAEAIAAAAAGAAK, via the coding sequence GTGAAGAAGTCCAACAAGATTGCCGCCGCCGCTGCTGCCGGAGCATTGCTGCTGACCGGCGGGCTGACCGCTGCGGCCAATGCCGGGCCAGGCCAAGCCGCCGCCCCCGCCGCCGCTCAAGCCGCGGTTCCCGCTGTCGACGTCCCGCAGGCACCGGAAACGGTGGTGGCGCAGCAGCGCATCACCGTTGGCGCCTCGTCCGACGCCGTTCGCGCAGCCCTCGCCAAATGCCAGGCGGACAAGCTGCCGTTCGTCACGGTGGCGTTGGTGGACAGGTTCGGCACCGTCCAGGCTCTCCTGCGTGGGGACAACGCCGCCGAGCACACCATTGAGGCAGCGAAGCAGAAGGCGTACACCGCTGCTGCCTTTGGTGCACCGACGAGTGAGCTGGCCAAACGCATCAACGGCACTGGCCCCAGCATCGCGGACCTCCCGGGCACTCTGTTCCTGGCCGGCGGTGTTCCGCTCAAGGTCAATGGAGTCTCCGTTGCGGGGATCGGTGTGGGTGGCGCCCCTGACGGCAACCTGGACGAAGCGTGCGCTACCGCCGGTGCTGAGGCCATCGCCGCTGCGGCTGCCGGCGCAGCCAAGTAG
- a CDS encoding ankyrin repeat domain-containing protein, which yields MRRFSYWRPARRLTVLLLVCGVTVCLAACQADPGEPQQEGAPASFVLASPEPTPAAISPATASATTAPATPPALSAEDQARLDQELIAAAKANNVALVAELIGRGGNVNAKDAIQDSAFLYAGAEGFNEVLRLTLEAGADVTSTNRYGGTALMPASEHGHVETVRILLAAGVPVNHVNNLGWTAMQEAILLNNGGPRQQEVVRLLLEAGGDPSIRDPQGRTALENAERLGFVEIANLIRAG from the coding sequence ATGAGGCGGTTCAGCTACTGGCGCCCGGCACGGAGGTTAACGGTCCTTCTCCTGGTCTGTGGTGTAACGGTCTGTTTGGCGGCGTGCCAGGCGGACCCCGGTGAGCCACAGCAGGAGGGGGCGCCGGCGTCGTTCGTTCTGGCAAGCCCGGAGCCCACCCCCGCCGCCATTTCCCCAGCCACGGCTTCCGCCACAACAGCTCCGGCCACGCCACCGGCGCTATCCGCGGAGGACCAGGCCAGGCTCGACCAGGAGCTCATTGCCGCCGCGAAGGCCAACAACGTGGCGCTGGTGGCGGAGCTGATCGGCCGGGGCGGAAACGTCAATGCCAAGGATGCCATCCAGGATTCGGCGTTCCTCTATGCCGGGGCAGAGGGCTTCAACGAGGTCCTTCGGCTGACCCTGGAAGCCGGCGCAGACGTCACCAGCACCAACCGCTACGGCGGGACGGCCCTGATGCCGGCCAGCGAGCACGGCCATGTGGAGACTGTCCGCATCCTCCTGGCCGCCGGCGTGCCCGTGAACCACGTGAACAACCTGGGCTGGACTGCCATGCAGGAGGCCATCCTGCTCAACAACGGCGGGCCGAGGCAGCAGGAGGTGGTGCGGCTGCTGCTCGAGGCAGGCGGCGACCCCAGTATCCGGGATCCCCAGGGGCGGACAGCACTGGAGAACGCCGAACGCCTGGGCTTCGTGGAGATCGCCAACCTCATCCGTGCCGGCTAG
- a CDS encoding acetyl-CoA acetyltransferase, with the protein MSLKEQFGKDVLLTGWGHSRFGKLTEETLESLIVQVATEAISSAGIEPGQIDEIYLGQFNSGMMPLAFPSSLALQVSPDLANVAATRVENACASGSAAFQQGTKSLLAGTARTVLVIGAEKMTHAGADVVGAALLGADYDMAGHPSTTGFTGLFADVAKHYEKRYGDGNGKLGDVLGTIAAKNHRNGVDNPYAQLRKDLGEEFCRTVSDKNPLVADPLRRTDCSPVSDGAAAVVLSVSPTGGITSPVRLAGFGHANDFFPAERRDPTAFAATRESWHRALAMAGVGLEDLDFAEVHDCFTIAELVMYEAMGLTEPGQGARAVEEGWVFKDGRLPINVSGGLKAKGHPVGATGVSQHVIAAMQLTGTAGDMQLAKPRRAAVQNMGGVGIANYVSVLESV; encoded by the coding sequence ATGAGCCTGAAAGAACAGTTTGGAAAAGACGTCCTCCTCACCGGATGGGGCCACAGCCGGTTCGGCAAGCTCACGGAGGAGACGCTCGAGTCGCTGATCGTGCAGGTTGCCACGGAAGCCATCAGCAGCGCCGGCATCGAGCCGGGGCAGATCGACGAGATCTACCTGGGCCAGTTCAACTCGGGCATGATGCCGTTGGCCTTCCCGTCGTCGCTCGCGCTGCAGGTCTCACCAGACCTGGCCAACGTCGCCGCCACCCGGGTGGAAAACGCCTGCGCCTCGGGATCCGCCGCCTTCCAACAGGGCACCAAGTCGCTCCTCGCCGGAACGGCAAGGACCGTCCTGGTCATCGGCGCCGAGAAAATGACGCACGCCGGGGCGGACGTCGTCGGGGCCGCCCTGCTGGGCGCTGACTACGACATGGCCGGCCACCCGTCCACCACCGGATTCACGGGACTCTTTGCCGACGTCGCGAAGCACTATGAGAAGCGGTACGGGGACGGCAACGGAAAACTGGGCGACGTCCTGGGCACCATCGCGGCGAAGAACCACCGCAACGGGGTGGACAACCCCTATGCCCAGCTCCGCAAGGACCTGGGCGAGGAGTTCTGCCGCACCGTCTCGGACAAGAACCCCCTGGTGGCGGATCCGCTGCGCCGCACCGACTGCTCCCCAGTGTCCGACGGCGCCGCCGCCGTCGTGCTGTCCGTGTCACCCACTGGAGGTATTACGTCGCCGGTACGGCTGGCCGGTTTCGGCCACGCCAACGACTTCTTCCCCGCCGAGCGGCGGGACCCCACCGCCTTTGCCGCCACCCGCGAGTCATGGCACCGCGCGCTGGCGATGGCCGGCGTCGGGCTGGAAGACCTGGATTTCGCCGAAGTCCACGACTGCTTCACCATCGCCGAACTGGTGATGTATGAGGCCATGGGACTCACAGAGCCCGGCCAGGGAGCCCGCGCCGTGGAGGAAGGCTGGGTGTTCAAGGACGGCAGGCTGCCCATCAACGTCTCCGGCGGGCTCAAGGCCAAGGGACACCCCGTCGGCGCCACAGGCGTGTCCCAGCACGTCATCGCGGCCATGCAACTGACCGGGACGGCCGGGGACATGCAGCTGGCCAAGCCACGCCGGGCCGCGGTGCAGAACATGGGCGGTGTGGGCATCGCCAACTACGTCAGCGTGCTCGAATCCGTTTAA